One Ostrea edulis chromosome 2, xbOstEdul1.1, whole genome shotgun sequence genomic region harbors:
- the LOC125682562 gene encoding tripartite motif-containing protein 2-like — MARSSVAGQIEESFLSCSICMEHFKRPKALSCLHTFCEDCLRDYVVSRFESLGHFPCPICRQIVYIPPNGVLGFPDNHFILSLQDTVQHSNEFAVSGSFERSELQGSENLSIPLLQPDKYSARFTRCGSPKLLRTFGHFGLDQDGLVHVSGLTFSPLTGDILVVDCSLNKVLTYSKSGDHLGGFVCDCSIRDIAVTAQGSILLTVSRAGSSIMREYGHTGNVIASYGSFYKYENPFGICVSRMGKVVISSLQHNNIHIFTERKKPSIKFGSRGSGPNHFLLPYYVSVNSKGDIVVSDSGNHRVKIHKTDGTILHIFGKQGSQNGEFFYPQGVFVDEFDNIYVADANNFRVQVFSPEGAYLTTPVENTYEFGVDVKPTNVIIVDNRLIVALRGTRTSLLQIYDWDSSKYAQITRKKAAHGGLLRSCCPCLSSNDMKYDDM, encoded by the exons ATGGCAAGATCTTCAGTTGCGGGACAGATAGAGGAGTCGTTCTTGTCGTGTTCAATATGTATGGAACATTTCAAAAGACCTAAGGCTTTGTCCTGTCTGCACACGTTCTGTGAGGACTGCCTCAGGGATTACGTCGTCAGTAGATTCGAATCTCTTGGACATTTCCCTTGTCCAATTTGCCGACAG ATTGTGTACATCCCCCCTAACGGTGTGCTTGGATTTCCTGACAATCATTTTATTCTCAGCTTACAAGATACAGTACAACATTCCAATGAATTTGCAGTATCAGGAAGTTTTGAAAGAAGCGAACTTCAGGGGAGTGAAAACTTATCCATACCCTTATTGCAACCTGACAAATACTCCGCGAGATTCACAAGATGTGGGTCCCCAAAACTGCTTCGAACGTTCGGCCACTTTGGTTTAGACCAAGATGGTCTGGTTCACGTTTCTGGTCTAACCTTCTCTCCACTGACTGGAGACATACTGGTCGTTGACTGCAGTCTGAACAAAGTTTTAACCTACTCTAAATCAGGAGACCACCTTGGAGGGTTTGTGTGTGATTGCTCAATCCGTGATATTGCAGTCACTGCACAGGGGTCTATTTTACTGACGGTTAGTCGTGCAGGGTCGTCTATTATGAgggaatatggacatacaggcAACGTCATTGCGTCCTATGGCTCTTTTTACAAATACGAAAATCCCTTCGGAATCTGTGTTTCAAGAATGGGTAAAGTTGTAATATCTAGCTTACAACACAACAACATTCACATATTTACAGAACGAAAGAAACCATCGATCAAGTTCGGCTCTAGAGGGAGTGGTCCAAACCATTTTCTGTTGCCGTATTACGTTTCTGTCAACAGTAAGGGTGATATTGTTGTGTCCGATAGCGGGAACCATCGGGTGAAGATCCACAAGACTGACGGCACCATTCTTCACATATTTGGCAAGCAAGGCTCACAAAATGGCGAGTTCTTCTACCCACAAGGTGTGTTCGTCGATGAGTTTGATAACATTTACGTTGCAGATGCCAATAACTTTAGAGTGCAAGTTTTCTCCCCGGAAGGGGCGTACCTTACAACACCCGTGGAAAACACCTACGAATTTGGCGTGGACGTCAAACCGACGAATGTCATTATCGTAGATAATCGCTTGATCGTGGCACTACGCGGCACTCGGACTTCGCTTCTACAAATCTACGACTGGGACAGTTCGAAATACGCCCAGATAACGAGGAAAAAAGCTGCTCATGGAGGTCTGTTGCGATCTTGCTGTCCGTGTTTATCGTCTAACGATATGAAATACGATGATATGTGA